A single region of the Verrucomicrobiia bacterium genome encodes:
- a CDS encoding polysaccharide biosynthesis tyrosine autokinase → MSNYIRVPGTYGGYPDDLEKPFDYKYYFYLFKKYFYIVITFFLITVTLTTIYVAKIPDKYLAAAQIIIERPPNPAMDESVDKDMSAESWSEDYYKTQLEILTGPTVLRQVINDLKLTHYFENDDEDAIVAKIRGMLTVSRIKQSRLFNIQVITAEARLSANVANAVARAYIRKNFEDSLYYSKELLAWLPQQGGADSDVISIEDPFGNVRQLNREELIESLPTIQTDPTIRGLKERKSALESELKLLLKQYREKHPKIIKARSTLKFLEESIDAEKKRIIEGLKARAQGTLQTSHGRVIEEASPPVAPIGPDRVKMILIVAVGELFLSFLLIFLLDYFDDTIHALEDLERKGVMLPFLGPVPLLKGKQLLYDEKSIVVYHEKHAEITESFRYLRVAINFSAPPESLKNLVLTSCLPHEGKSFVNHNIAASLALDGNKTLLVDADLRRPVVHRSFRLDNATGLSNYLTSSVSFESVTKQSFVENLTIIPSGPISPNPSEILGSERMKQFLEEARKRFDRIIIDCPPLTGIGDTYVIGNLIGHVILVVAAGKTPSDLIKKTMPQLDKSGIKIIGVVLNQVDMDKERLGGYSKHYYHTYTRYYRRSDGGD, encoded by the coding sequence ATGAGCAATTACATCCGGGTGCCCGGAACGTACGGCGGTTATCCAGACGATCTGGAAAAGCCGTTCGATTATAAATATTACTTTTACCTGTTCAAAAAATACTTTTACATCGTGATCACGTTCTTCCTGATCACGGTCACGCTCACGACGATCTATGTCGCCAAGATTCCCGACAAATATCTTGCCGCGGCCCAGATCATTATCGAGCGCCCGCCCAATCCGGCCATGGACGAGAGCGTCGATAAGGACATGTCCGCCGAGAGCTGGTCCGAAGATTACTACAAGACTCAGCTCGAGATCCTCACCGGGCCGACCGTCCTGCGCCAGGTCATCAATGATCTGAAGCTCACTCATTATTTCGAAAACGACGACGAAGACGCCATTGTGGCCAAAATCCGCGGCATGCTGACAGTCAGCCGCATCAAGCAAAGCCGCCTTTTCAACATCCAGGTGATTACCGCCGAAGCCCGTCTTTCGGCCAACGTCGCCAACGCTGTGGCGCGCGCCTACATCCGGAAAAACTTCGAAGACTCCCTTTATTATTCCAAGGAGCTGCTGGCCTGGCTTCCCCAGCAGGGAGGGGCGGATTCGGACGTTATTTCCATCGAAGATCCCTTCGGCAATGTGCGCCAGCTCAACAGGGAAGAACTGATCGAGAGCCTTCCCACCATCCAGACCGACCCGACCATCCGCGGGCTCAAGGAAAGAAAGAGCGCGCTGGAATCGGAATTGAAATTGCTGCTCAAGCAATACCGCGAGAAGCACCCCAAGATCATCAAGGCGCGTTCCACGCTGAAATTCCTGGAAGAAAGCATCGATGCCGAGAAGAAGAGAATCATCGAAGGCTTGAAGGCCCGCGCCCAGGGAACCCTCCAGACCAGCCACGGCCGCGTCATCGAAGAGGCGTCTCCTCCGGTGGCGCCCATCGGCCCGGACCGGGTGAAAATGATTCTGATCGTGGCGGTCGGAGAACTTTTCCTGAGCTTCCTGCTGATCTTCCTTCTGGATTATTTCGACGATACCATCCATGCGCTCGAAGACCTGGAGCGCAAGGGCGTCATGCTGCCCTTTTTGGGGCCGGTTCCGCTGTTGAAAGGCAAGCAGCTGCTTTACGATGAGAAATCGATCGTCGTTTACCATGAAAAGCATGCGGAAATCACGGAATCCTTCCGGTATCTCCGCGTGGCCATCAACTTTTCCGCGCCGCCGGAATCTCTGAAAAACCTCGTCCTCACGAGCTGCCTGCCGCACGAAGGAAAGTCCTTCGTCAACCACAACATCGCGGCGTCTCTCGCGCTGGACGGCAACAAGACGCTGCTCGTCGACGCGGACTTGAGGCGGCCGGTCGTGCACCGCAGCTTCCGCCTCGACAATGCCACCGGGCTTTCCAACTATCTGACGAGCAGTGTTTCCTTCGAGTCGGTGACGAAGCAGTCTTTCGTCGAAAATCTGACCATTATTCCCAGCGGCCCGATCTCGCCGAATCCTTCCGAAATTCTCGGCTCGGAACGCATGAAGCAGTTTCTGGAGGAGGCCCGCAAAAGATTCGACCGCATCATCATCGACTGCCCGCCGCTTACGGGCATCGGAGACACCTACGTCATCGGCAATCTCATCGGACATGTCATCCTGGTCGTGGCGGCAGGAAAAACGCCTTCCGACCTGATCAAAAAGACCATGCCGCAGCTCGACAAGTCCGGCATCAAGATCATCGGGGTCGTTCTGAATCAGGTGGACATGGACAAGGAGCGCCTAGGCGGCTACTCCAAGCATTACTATCATACGTACACGCGCTATTACAGGCGGTCGGACGGAGGGGATTGA
- a CDS encoding polysaccharide biosynthesis/export family protein: protein MKTRFWGRIGLSMAVLLFLAVSSAGAADDEGAKVDESYILQPGDKLNIKIYPEDEYLKGGTAEISSEGNITLPLLGKIGVAGKKVPDAENAIADLLNNEYIVNPQVVIEVLAYQASSFVVLGQVLKPGTYEFPPGSKKLTLLKAISLAGGFSDIANIKKIKIVRKSTGETLDANAEEIISGNSADIEIKANDIINVSESRF from the coding sequence ATGAAAACGAGATTCTGGGGACGGATCGGGCTGAGCATGGCCGTGCTTCTTTTTTTGGCCGTTTCCTCCGCCGGCGCGGCCGACGACGAGGGGGCCAAAGTGGACGAGTCTTACATCCTGCAGCCGGGCGACAAATTGAACATCAAAATTTATCCGGAAGACGAATACCTCAAAGGCGGAACGGCCGAAATCAGCAGCGAAGGCAACATCACGCTGCCGCTCCTGGGGAAAATCGGCGTGGCGGGAAAAAAAGTGCCGGACGCGGAAAATGCGATCGCGGACCTCCTGAACAACGAATATATCGTGAATCCTCAAGTCGTCATCGAAGTGCTGGCCTACCAGGCGAGCTCTTTCGTGGTGCTGGGGCAGGTTCTCAAGCCGGGGACGTATGAATTTCCTCCCGGATCCAAGAAGCTGACGCTGCTCAAGGCAATCTCTCTGGCAGGCGGATTTTCCGACATCGCCAACATCAAGAAGATCAAGATCGTGCGGAAAAGCACGGGCGAAACGCTGGATGCGAATGCCGAGGAGATCATCAGCGGCAATTCTGCCGATATAGAAATCAAAGCCAACGACATCATCAATGTCAGTGAAAGCAGATTTTAA